DNA sequence from the Liolophura sinensis isolate JHLJ2023 chromosome 1, CUHK_Ljap_v2, whole genome shotgun sequence genome:
CTTTTGATAAGAAGGCCAACCATTATCTGCCCTTTGCCGTGCTTTTGATAAACAGGCGAACCATTATCTGCTCATCGCCGTGCTTTTGATAAACAGGCCAACCAATATCTGCCCATCGCCTTGCTTTTGATAAACAGGCCAACCAATATCTGCCCTTCAGCCTGCTTTTGATAAACGGGCCAACCATTATCTGGCCTTCGCCGTTCTTTTGATAAACAGGTCAACCAATATCTGCTCATCACCTTGCTTTTGATAATCAGGTCAACCAATATCTGCCCATTACCGTGCTTTTGATAAACAGGCCAACCATTATCTGCCCTTTGCCGTGCTTTTGCTAAACAGGTCAACCAATATCTGCCTTTCGTCGTGCTTTTGATAAACAGGTCAACCAATATCTGCTCATCGCCTTGCTTTTGATAAACAGGCCAACCATTATCTCCCTATTGCCGTGCTTTAGGTAAGCAGACCAATCATTATCTGGCCTTTGCCGTACAGGCCAACCATTATCTGGCCTTCGCCGTTCTTTTGATAAACAAGCCAGCTATTATCTGCCGATTACCGTGCTTTTGATAAACACGCCAAACAATATCTGCCCATCGCCATGATTTTGATAAACAGGTTAACGAATATCTGCCCCTCGCGGTTTTTTTTGATAAACAGGTCAACCAGTATCTGCCCATCGGCGTGCTTTTGATAAAGAGGCCAAGCGTTATCTGGCCTTCGCCGTGCTTTTGATAAACATGCCAACTAATATCTGCCCATTGCCGTACTTTGATAAACAGGCCAACCAATATCTGCCATCGCCGTACTTTTGATAAACAGGCTAACCCATCGCCGCGCTTTTGATAATCAGGTCAACCATTATCTGCCCTTCGCCGTGCTTTTGATAAACAGGCCAACTTCGATTGTGACGAAGTGACAATGTTTTACTCGGACGAGTCAGCGAAGTCTTACCAAAGCTGGAAGTTTTGCATTAAACTGAGTAGTTACCTTGAGTTTACATATTTACGTTGATTGTTTGCTATCCAGGTTGTGAATATGGGGATTGGAATAGCGGTTGCGAGGTGGCAAACTGTCCTTTTTATGACGTGTCCCATGTTAACACGGTATGCTGTGAGACATGTGCTGCATTTACGACTCCAAGGCCGACAACTGTCACCAGTGCTACAAGTGCAACCTCTACATGCAAAACAGCGACAACTACAACCATAACCGAGACAAGCACTACTGCAGCGACAACAACTCCTGCAGAGTTGACAACAGTGCCAGCGACAACGACAGCAGAACCCACAACCCCTACAGAGGCGACAACAACTGCagaggcaacaacaacaacacttttaGAGTTGACAACAGCACCAGTGACAACGACTGCAGAGGCAACAACAACTGCAGAGGCGACAACAACGCTTCCTGCAGAGTTGACAACTGTGCCAGCGACGACAACAACTACACAGGCGACAATCACTACAGAGGCGACAACAACCGCAGAggcgacaacaacaacacctgcAGAGTTGACAACAGTGCCAGCGACAACGAGTGCAGAGGCGACAACAACTACAGGGTTGACAACAACAGCAGTAGCGACAACAACCCCAGAGATGACAACAACTGTAGAGTCGACAAAAGTACTTGTGACAACAACTAACCGAGCAACAGTTACTTCTGCAGCTAATACTGCAACTTTAGAGGCAACGACAACATCAGATACTACCACACCATCGGCAACAATTACACCAGGTTTGCTGATTTTTGGTAAAATAATATGGTCTTGCCTAAAAACCGAACACAAAGCATAGTTAAGTTACGTTGGTCATCAGTGAGCAATGTGAGTGAATTACACACCATCATGTTGTCCTTGTAAATTGGTAATGAACGATGTAAATCAATGGCAGTTTCCAAGACAAAGGACTTTCTGGTTTGCAAGCTGGAAGCAATTGGAAATGTACCACAAAAATGAGCTCCATATGAAAGATATTTACAGTTAGTAATACGTTTATAATGTGGGCTATTTGCAGCTAACGACCAAGCTAACCACATGGCATACATAACATACGCGTAGATCGTACGTTCAAAATCAGATATCAAAGAGATATCACCATATACCCGCCAGTGTTTAAGTTTATCAAGAGTTTACAAAATCAGAAGAGTTGGGAACGGGGAGCGGAGTGGGTGAAAACATTAATGTGTAAGGAAAGGGATTTATTAATAAGGAAATATTGAATGTCTtgttaaatttgaatgaattgGTCTTAAAACgcaatattttactttcaaaagTTTGTACGTATTCATTGTAGGAACAGGACACAAGTTACATGCCCTTTAGTTTATGTTTGTGTACTTGTGTGTGTATAGGTCTAGATGTGTAGATAAACTGTCTTTTGTCCCCAAATGTATTTTACTACCAATCTTGGATGATGTTTATGTATTATTCAGTACATGTAACGTGAACGTGAACTTCGGTACAGTACACTCAGTAAACTCTATCTCCATGCATCTTGAGGAaagattttgaaattctttctaATAGCCCTGTCCTTAATTTAAAATGTGTTCTGGTTTCAATTATGTTGCTAATGCAGGTAAGCTTATTGAAAATATTAACTATCGTTGAGAGGGGAGCTTTGTAGGGAGAGTTTGGCAATTACGATGGATATAGAGTGTGAATTTAAGTAACACGATAAAATATGGGTCTCTCTTCCTTTGGGTTGGCCTCATGGAGAGCTGCCTTATTTCCGCGACGCCTCGCGCCACTTCACTCCTTCAAACATACGCCTAGCTATGTCACAACGTTCATCAGCCCGTCAAACACAGAGCCATATGTGTTATCACCGACCAGTTTGAAAAACCCAGGCCGAGACAACTAAAGTAGGACAGGCTTCTACAACCCTTATGTATTGAAGGTTTAATGCTTGTTAGACTTCCAAGCGAATCCTCTGAGGATATGGTATACAGCTCGTAGTTCTTGGCTCCTGTCTAATTTtttgaacaaacaaaaatggccGATCAGAATACTGCAGAAATACGGTTGAGGTAACTCTCCTTAGGAATCGTAAAATGCCTAGCTAAATAAAACAGTTGCTTGTGGCTGTTATGTAGGCGGACCTTACTTTGTGAGAGAATTGATTGAATCGACCAATCCGATGTTTTTTGTGCGTTGATAAATTGGACAGAAAAAATATAACTTGAAACTGAGTGAATGTTGGGTCATAAGTCATTCTTTATCAACgtatttttagcatttttgtGCAAAATGTGTACTTTTTGAAGAGTAGTACGTGGTGGGAGGTTTATTTAGTATGTTGCATTAGGATAACTGGTGATAAGAACCAGAGAATTACGTCGATTTAATTGGGGATTTGTTAAGCCAGTGTTTTGTGTCCTCATCTTTTATTCAAGAACAAATGGACTGATCCTTCTAAAATTTAGAGACATATTAGTGACACACAGTGTAAAGAAAACATTGATATGTGGGCTCGCCACTGGTCGTGTATACGACATCATAAAAAAGTCATAAATATGCTCTTTTCATGGGAGTTCATGTTGAACTGCCGTCAATATTTTTTCGCTATAAGTGTTTTAAATGACATCAGCCAATTTCAGAAATACAATAAGCCAGATTTTGTGGGTATATAGTCTTTAATAGCCTAGATAGTTGTCCATTGTTTTACAAAACTGACCTTATATCTCAATATACCAGCATCGCTGTGTTGCTAATTGTAACAAACTATGCCATGCCGTTAACTGCTCTGTATTAACCATTCGTGAAACTATCAGCCGTTCTGGTTTCCATTTTGTACTCACAATTTAAATTGATGGCGGATATGCCCTGTAGTGAAGACTTGAGAAATTCTGGCtaatatgcatatgtatgttaCGTTTGCTCATGGGATAAAGGTTAACAACATTGTCTCACCTAAGGACTTTTGAGGAAAGCTTTTTATtacttgcatgtatatacagggaCTTATTGCGAATTCCAGGGATTATTGAAATTTTTCTTGTTTGGCTTTGCTCACCCAGCTTCCTCTACACATGAAACTCCTCAGCTTGTTTGGCTTTGCTCACAAGCTTCCTCTACACATGAAACTCCCCCAGCATGTTTGGCTTTGCTCACCCAGCTTCCTCTACACATGAAACTCCTCAGCTTGTTTGGCTTTCCTCACTCAGCTTCCTCTACACCCGTAAACTCCCTGGCTTGTTTGGCTTTGCTCACCTAGCTCTCTCTACACACGGAAACTCCCCGGCTTGTTTGGCTTTGCTCACCATGCTTCCTCTACACATGAAACTCCCTGGCTTGTTTGGTTCTGTCCTCACCCAAATTCCTCTACACATGAAACTCCCCGGCTTACTTGGCTATACACACCCAGTTTCGTGTATTCATGGAAACTTCCAGGCTCATTGTGCCTGTATTTATCTAGCTTCACCCGGATACTCCACCGCTTATAagatatttcagtttgtttgatAGCTATTTGACGCCATAGCcaagaatggatgaatgattatggcttaacgccacatcggcatcCCCATAGCCAAGATGTTTGGTCAGATACGACAATAGCGGAATTTACATATGGTGTAAAGCCGGGTTAGTTTGTCATCATTTGGCTGTGTTCATCCGAAGTCCTTGTAAATTTTATTACTGATTCTTGACGACGTTTATCGAGGAAATGTCTTTTTGTAAGAGCTGTAAGTCTGAGCGCCAAACGTGATTTTCCTCTTTCCAGCCCCAGTTACCTGCACGGAAAGAGGTTCCTTACCATGGATCAAAGAGATTCTGGAGGACGGTGTTTGTGACACTAGTGTCTCATCATGCCTTGAGCCGGTGTTGGATATGCTGGAGACAACCCCTGTACACGATACACCTAACCTTGTCTGCAAGTTTACACAGATAACGGTAAGGGATTCCTCTGTTTGTTTTtggccacacacacacacacacacacacacacacacacacacacacacacacacacacacacatatttgtGCAGGACCAATGATCTAGGCAAACGGCTCTGCAGATATATTCTTAACAACATAAAACAAGCACAAGAAACGGACATAATTTGCGATCTATTCTCAGTAGGCTTCTGGGCCAGTGGAAAGTACAGCAGCACTTCAATATTAAATACGCCAAGTGAAGCTTTTCTGTAGATCTGTTGCAAGGCATATAGACTGACAAAGGGAGGCCATAGTACTAACCATCAAAGTCGACGGGTGTGTATTAGAAAGGGGATAAGATTTTGTAAAAGAACGAGACACCCTATTGGGTAGTTTAAACCCTTACACATATAGATGTAAAGTTTatagacaaacaaataaaacgaaCTGTACAGAGCATAGTTGTATGGAATGTCTCACCGTAAACATTGGTACATCTCAGTTTTGGGCGCCtagaatgatttatttgtttatttatttggttttaccCAGCTAAAATAAAGGCGTACGTACAGGGCAATAATCTCTTGAACATTTTCTAAATGATGTTTAATACACATGCTCAGTATGCACTTATTTCGCCCAGTTTTGCCCACGGGGATTTAATACAGTTCTTTGCGTTTCCCTTCTTTctttgtatgttttcatttggaaaaaCAGAATCAGTGAATTCGTCTACATAAAATATGATACGCGTCAAAGATACTAAAAGTTGGCATCGAAACATGGGTGAAAAATAACTGGGCTTTGTTACAGACAGACGTTGATTATGAGATAGCTAAGGATTTAGTAAACACACTGGGCTCATTTTACAGGTGGATGAGATGGGCCCGCTGTTCACAGGACCAACAACGGTAGTGCCTGCTCGTTATATCAGCTGTAACAGTGTTGCCTGTCTGGTACCAAACCACACCATCCCCATCCTGGAGGGCAGAGTTTTGGCCGGGTGGTATGTGTCGGTCAGCGACGACGCCGACACGTTTGGTAACGAGTTGATATACCTGCCGTATGACAACCGCTGtgtgacttgtacaggtgtCAATGCGTTACCGATGTGCAGTTGGACGGTAAGTATAACATCAGCAAAACCTGCTGtgtgacttgtacaggtgtgatTGTGGTACCGGTGTGCAGTTGGGCGGTAAATATATCATTAgtaaagcctgttgtctgacttgtacaggtgtaaatgttgCACCAGAGGTCAGCTGGGCGGAAGGTATAACATCAGCAAAGTGTACTGCGTAatttgtacaggtgtaaatgtagTATCGGTGTGCAGTTGAACAGTAAGCATAATATCAGCAAAGCCTGCTTtgtgacttgtacaggtgtaattGTAATGCTGGTGTACAGTTGGACGGTAAGTATAACATCAGCAAAGCATGTAGCGTGatttgtacaggtgtaaatgtagTATTGGTGTGCAGTTGAACGGTAAGCATAATATCAGCAAAGCCTATTGtgtgacttgtacaggtgtaaatgtggtacCAATGTGCCGTTGATCGGCAATCATAATATCAGCCAAGCCTGTTGtgtgacttgtacaggtgtaaatgtgtgCACTTGAAGGGTAAGCATAATATTACCAAAGCCTGTTGTttgacttgtacaggtgtaaatgtggtaGCGGTGTGCCGTTGATCGGCAATCATAATATCAGCCAAGCCTGTTGtgtgacttgtacaggtgtaaatgtggtacCGGTGTGCAGTTGAAGGGTAAGCATAATATTAGCAAAGCCTGTTGTTtaacttgtacaggtgtaaatggGGTACTGGCGTGCCGTTGGACGGTAAGTATAACATCAGCAAAACCTGCTGtgtgacttgtacaggtgtaaatgtggtacCGGTGTGCCGTTGGACGGTAAGAATAATATCAGCAAAGCCTGTTTTGTGACTGGTACAGGTGTGAATGTGGTACCGGTATGCAGTTGAACGGTAAGCATAAAATCAGCAAAGCCTGTTGTGcgacttgtacaggtgtaaatgtggtacCGGTGTGCAGTTGGACGGTAAGCATAATATCAGCAAAGCCTGTTGtgtgacttgtacaggtgtaaatgtggtacCGGTGTGCCGTTGATCGGCAATCATAATATCAGCAAAGCCTGTTGTGTGACTggtacaggtgtaaatgtggtacCGGTATGCAGTTGAACGGTAAGCATAATATCAGCAAAGCCTGTTGTttgacttgtacaggtgtaaatgtggtacCGGTGTGCCGTTGAAGGGTAAGCATAGTATCAGCAAAGCCTATTGtgtgacttgtacaggtgtgaaTGTGGCAGCGGTGTGCAGTTGAACGGTAAGCATAATATCAGCAAAGCCTGTTGTTTGACttatacaggtgtaaatgtggtacCGGTGTGCCATTGATCGGCAATCATAATATCAGCCAAGCCTTTTGtgtgacttgtacaggtgtaaatgtggtacCGGTGTGCAGTTGAAGGGTAAGCATAGTATCAGCCAAGCCTGTTGtgtgacttgtacaggtgtaaatgtgtgCACTTGAAGGGTAAGCATAATATTACCAAAGCCTGTTGTttgacttgtacaggtgtaaatgtggtacCGGTGTGCCGTTGATCGGCAATCATAATATCAGCAAAACCTGCTGTGTGACTggtacaggtgtaaatgtggtacCGGTGTGCCGTTGGACTGTAAGCATAATATCAGCAAAGCCTGTTGtgtgacttgtacaggtgtgaaTGTGGCAGCTGTGTGCCGTTGAACGGTAAGCATAATATCAGCAAAACCTGCTGTGTGACTggtacaggtgtaaatgtggtacCGGTGTGCAGTTGAACGGTAAGCATAACATCAGCAAAGCCTGTTGTTTGACTTGTACAGGTGTCAGTGCTTTACCGATGTGCAGTTGGACGATAAGTATAACATCAGCAAAACCTGCTGtgtgacttgtacaggtgtgaaTGTGGTACCGGTGTGCAGTTGGGCGGTAAATGTAACATTGGTAAAGCCTGTTGtgtgacttgtacaggtgtaaatgtggaaCCGGTGTGCCGTTGGACGGTAAGCATAATATCAGCAAAGCCTGTGGTTTGATTTGTACAGGTGTGAATGTGGCATCGGTGTGCGGTTGAACGGTAAGCATAATATCAGCAAAGCCTGTTGTTtgacttgtacaggtgtgaaTGTGGTACCGGTATGCAGTTGAACGGTAAGCATAATATCAGCAAAGCTTGTTGTttgacttgtacaggtgtaaatgtggtacCGGTATGCAGTTGAACAGTAAGCATTATATCAGCAAAGCCGTCTATGTTACGTGTACAGGCGTCATTGGTCAACTGGACGGCAAGTATAACATTAGCAGAGCCTGTTGTTTGACTTGTGCAGGTGTAAATGTGATACCAATTGTCAGCTGGGTAAAAGGTACAAACATCAGCAAAGCCTGTTGCGTGACTTGTACAAGTGTAAATGTAATATGGGAGTTAGTACAGCATAACAAAGCCTTTTGTGTAATTTGTGCGCGTGTAAATTTGATATAGGAGTAAGTATACCATCAGTAGGGCCTGTTGTGTGAATTATTAGGGTCTAAATGTGATATAGGAGTAAATATAAGATCAGTAAAGCCTGTTACAGCCCGTCTTTTGCAGTGATTTCACACAATGCCTCTGCCAAGGACTCCACATTTTGCCTCTGCTAGTGATTCCCCAATCTACCTCAGCCTGTGATTCTCCAGCCTCACTCTGCAAGTGATTCCAGTTTATCTCTGCAAGTGATTCCCCAACCTCCCTTTGCCAGGAATTCACCAGCCTACCCCTGCTAGTGATTTTGCAGTCTACCTCTGCAAGTGATTCCCCAACCTCCCTTTGCCAGGAATTCGCCAGCCTACCCCTGCTAGTGATTTCGCAGTCTACCTCTGCAAGTGATTCCCCAACCTCCCTTTGCCAGGAATTCACCAGCCTACCCCTGCTAGTGATTTCGCAGTCTACCTCTGctagtgattccccagcctattTCTGCCAATGGATCCCCAGCCTACATCTGCCAATGATTCCACAGTCTACCTCTGCCAATGGTTTCTCAGTGTACCTCTGCCAgcaattccccagcctacctctgccaatgGTTCCCCAACCTACCCCTGCCAGTGGTTCCGCAGCCTACCTCTGCAAATAATTCCCCAGTCTACCTCCGCTAGTAATTCCTCAGCCTACCGCCGCTAGTAATTCCCCAGGCTAACTCTGCCAATGATCTCTCAGCCTACCTCCGCAAGTCTTTCCCTagcctacctctgccaatgATTTctcagcctacctctgccaatgGTTTCTCAGTGTACCTCTGCCAgcaattccccagcctacctctgccaatgATTCCCCAACCTACCTGTGTCAGTGGTTCCGCAGCCTACCTCTGCAAATAATTCCCCAGTCTACCTCAGCGAGTAATTCCTCAGCCTACCTCCGCAAGTAATTCCTCAGCCTACCACCGCTAGTAATTCCCCAGGCTAACTCTGCCATTGATCTCAGCCTACCTCAGCTAGGTGTTCCCCAGCCTCCCTCTGCTCATGATTTCTCAGTGTACCTCTgccagtgattccccagcctacctctgccagtaattccccagcctacctctgccagtgattccccagcctacctctgtcagtgattccccagcctacctctgccagtaattctccagcctacctctgccagtaattccccagcctacctctgtcagtaattccccagcctacctctgtcagtaattccccagcctacctctgccagtaattccccagcctacctctgccagtaattccccagACCTCTttcagtgattccccagcctacgtCTGCtagtaattccccagcctacctctgccagtaattcccaGCCTACCTGTGtaagtgattccccagcctacctctgtaagtgattccccagcctacttCTGTCAGTAATTCCcaagcctacctctgccagtgatTCTCCAGCCTACTtctgccagtaattccccagcctacctctgccagtaattccccagACCTCTttcagtgattccccagcctacgtCTGCtagtaattccccagcctacctctgccagtaattccccagcctacctctgccagtaattccccagcctacttCTGTCAGTAATtcccccagcctacctctgccagtaattccccagcctacctctgccagtaattccccagACCTCTttcagtgattccccagcctacgtCTGCTAGTAatttccccagcctacctctgccagtaattcccagcctacctctgtaagtgattccccagcctacttCTGTCAGTAATTCCcaagcctacctctgccagtgattccccagcctacctctgccagtaattccccagcctacctctgtcagtaattccccagcctacctccaCTAGGGATTCCTCAGCCTAACTCTGCCAATGATTTCTCAGTGTAACACCTCTAGTCAATCCCCAGCCCCCCTTTGCCCATGATTTCTCAGTGTACATCTgccagtgattccccagcctacctctgtcagtaattccccagcctacctctgccaatgATTTCTCAGCCTACCTCCGCAAGTCTttcccagcctacctctgccaatgATCCCTCAGCCTACCTCAGCTAGGTATTCCCCAGCCTCCCTCTGCCCATGATTTCTCAGTGTACCTCTgtcagtgattccccagcctacctctgcagtgattccccagcctacctctgtcagtaattccccagcctacctctgtcagtgattcccagcctacctctgccaatgATTTCTCAGCCTACCTCCGCAAGTctttccccagcctacctctgccaatgATTTCTCAGCCTACCTCCGCTAGGATTCCTC
Encoded proteins:
- the LOC135465788 gene encoding mucin-2-like → MANTGPPGCEYGDWNSGCEVANCPFYDVSHVNTVCCETCAAFTTPRPTTVTSATSATSTCKTATTTTITETSTTAATTTPAELTTVPATTTAEPTTPTEATTTAEATTTTLLELTTAPVTTTAEATTTAEATTTLPAELTTVPATTTTTQATITTEATTTAEATTTTPAELTTVPATTSAEATTTTGLTTTAVATTTPEMTTTVESTKVLVTTTNRATVTSAANTATLEATTTSDTTTPSATITPAPVTCTERGSLPWIKEILEDGVCDTSVSSCLEPVLDMLETTPVHDTPNLVCKFTQITVDEMGPLFTGPTTVVPARYISCNSVACLVPNHTIPILEGRVLAGWYVSVSDDADTFGNELIYLPYDNRCVTCTGVNALPMCSWTDSSCYIGGMCYNPGDSNGGSCEVCDIGQSLTRWSMPEMVSTQAFHGKLLPNRRRSMNSYSLTEVGGPQAFHGQLFSNRSDRHTGVPWSDAP